A DNA window from Micromonospora inyonensis contains the following coding sequences:
- the mug gene encoding G/U mismatch-specific DNA glycosylase gives MTAPPVPSPRPTREQLAAAADLTIPDVLADGLDVLFVGINPGLWSAATGWHFARPGNRFWPALHRGGFTPRQLHPSEQDELPALGLGITNMVARASARADELTAAELLAGARILTDKVVRHRPRWVAVVGVTAYRTGFARPKATFGPQPEPLGSARLWVLPNPSGLNAHFTAETLGAAFGELRAAVRESA, from the coding sequence GTGACCGCACCGCCGGTGCCGTCCCCCCGTCCGACCCGGGAGCAGCTCGCCGCCGCGGCGGACCTGACCATCCCCGACGTTCTCGCCGACGGGTTGGACGTGCTCTTCGTCGGCATCAACCCGGGCCTGTGGTCGGCGGCGACCGGCTGGCACTTCGCCCGCCCCGGCAACCGGTTCTGGCCCGCCCTGCACCGGGGTGGGTTCACCCCGCGCCAACTGCACCCCAGCGAGCAGGACGAGCTGCCCGCCCTCGGTCTCGGCATCACCAACATGGTGGCCCGGGCCAGCGCCCGCGCCGACGAGCTGACCGCCGCCGAGCTGCTGGCGGGGGCACGGATCCTCACCGACAAGGTCGTCCGGCATCGGCCCCGGTGGGTCGCGGTGGTCGGGGTGACCGCGTACCGGACCGGTTTCGCCCGGCCGAAGGCCACCTTCGGTCCGCAGCCGGAACCCCTCGGCAGCGCGCGGCTCTGGGTGCTGCCGAACCCGAGCGGCCTGAACGCCCACTTCACCGCCGAGACGCTCGGCGCCGCCTTCGGCGAACTGCGGGCCGCGGTACGCGAATCGGCCTGA
- a CDS encoding SDR family oxidoreductase: MDLGLTDRVYVLTGASRGLGYATAECLVADGAKVVLSARDAEAVFAAATRLGGPAYAVGIAGDLADPALPQRLVDTARERFGRLDGALVSVGGPPPGTAASVRDEQWRESFETVFLGTVRAVRTVAAALPAGGAIGLVLSTSARYPIAGLGISNGLRPGLAGVAKDVADEYGPRGVRVVGLLPGRIMTDRSRQLLAASGDAERARAEAEAGIPLRRFGDPAEFGRVAAFVLSPAAGYLTGVTVPVDGGATRDL, translated from the coding sequence ATGGATCTCGGACTCACCGACCGGGTGTACGTGCTGACCGGCGCCTCCCGTGGGCTCGGCTACGCCACCGCCGAGTGTCTCGTCGCGGACGGGGCGAAGGTGGTGCTCTCCGCCCGGGACGCCGAGGCGGTCTTTGCCGCCGCCACCCGGCTCGGTGGCCCGGCGTACGCTGTGGGGATCGCCGGTGACCTGGCCGACCCGGCCCTGCCGCAGCGGTTGGTCGACACCGCCCGGGAGCGCTTCGGCCGACTGGACGGCGCGCTGGTCTCCGTCGGCGGACCGCCCCCGGGCACCGCCGCGAGCGTCCGCGACGAGCAGTGGCGGGAGTCCTTCGAGACGGTGTTCCTCGGCACGGTCCGTGCGGTCCGGACGGTCGCCGCCGCGCTGCCGGCCGGCGGCGCGATCGGGCTGGTGCTCTCCACCTCGGCGCGGTATCCCATCGCCGGCCTCGGCATCTCCAACGGGCTGCGCCCCGGCCTCGCCGGTGTGGCCAAGGACGTCGCCGACGAGTACGGTCCCCGGGGCGTCCGGGTGGTCGGGCTGCTGCCGGGACGGATCATGACGGACCGCAGCCGCCAGCTCCTCGCCGCGAGCGGCGACGCCGAACGGGCCCGCGCCGAGGCGGAGGCGGGCATCCCGCTGCGCCGCTTCGGTGATCCGGCGGAGTTCGGCCGGGTCGCCGCGTTCGTCCTCTCCCCCGCCGCCGGCTACCTGACCGGGGTGACCGTCCCGGTCGACGGCGGCGCGACCCGCGACCTGTGA
- a CDS encoding DUF692 domain-containing protein produces MTAPPRASGRTGTSRAADPAGVGIGWRPEIAGFVAGLPGLRFVEVIAEGVAPAGPPPAGLAELRAAGVTVVPHGVRLSLGGADPVEPTRVAHLAAVADLLDAPLVSEHIAFVRAGGVEAGHLLPLPRTREAVEAVATNVRRAQEDLPVPIALEPIAALFDWPDDELDEGAFVTEILERTDALLLLDIANVYANARNRGTDPVALLDRLPLERIAYVHVAGGAEHDGLYHDTHTDPVPPEVLDLVGALCARHRPPALLLERDGRYPPAAALRAELDALSTAAGWPVVT; encoded by the coding sequence ATGACCGCACCACCCCGCGCGTCCGGACGCACCGGCACGAGCCGGGCGGCGGACCCGGCCGGTGTCGGCATCGGGTGGCGGCCGGAGATCGCCGGCTTCGTCGCCGGCCTGCCCGGCCTGCGCTTCGTCGAGGTGATCGCGGAGGGTGTCGCCCCGGCCGGGCCACCGCCGGCCGGGCTCGCCGAGTTGCGGGCGGCCGGCGTCACCGTCGTACCGCACGGGGTGCGGCTCTCCCTCGGCGGCGCGGACCCGGTCGAGCCGACCCGGGTGGCCCACCTGGCTGCGGTCGCCGACCTGCTCGACGCCCCACTGGTCAGCGAGCACATCGCCTTCGTCCGGGCCGGCGGGGTGGAGGCCGGTCACCTGCTACCGCTGCCACGCACCCGGGAGGCGGTCGAGGCGGTGGCGACCAACGTCCGGCGGGCGCAGGAGGACCTGCCGGTGCCGATCGCGCTGGAGCCGATCGCCGCCCTGTTCGACTGGCCCGACGACGAACTGGACGAGGGGGCGTTCGTCACCGAGATCCTCGAACGCACCGACGCCCTGCTGCTGCTCGACATCGCCAATGTGTACGCCAATGCCCGCAACCGGGGCACCGACCCGGTCGCGCTGCTCGACCGGCTCCCACTCGAACGGATCGCGTACGTGCACGTCGCCGGGGGCGCGGAGCACGACGGGCTCTACCACGACACGCACACCGACCCGGTACCGCCGGAGGTCCTCGACCTGGTCGGCGCGCTCTGCGCCCGGCACCGCCCGCCCGCGCTGCTGCTCGAACGGGATGGGCGGTATCCCCCGGCAGCGGCGCTGCGCGCCGAGTTGGACGCCCTGTCCACGGCGGCCGGCTGGCCGGTGGTCACGTGA
- a CDS encoding TIGR04222 domain-containing membrane protein: protein MTLLAAPGDTWGISGPTFLAGYLLVAALVVLGSALHRAWLFDGRRPPGFDHLRPEQAAYLNGGARLAVYSSIGALRSVGAVGADRRKLLRATGPLPAGATALDQAVHHAAGRGIRTGDLPQDHWVATALGQLRRDLENRGLALDADRRRAARFGPALLFLLLLVGVLRLFAGIRNDRPVGFLVAAMVVLAVIFVVQAARVPYRTRAGRTALSNLRAHYRYLTPSASPAYATYGAAGAAMGVALFGAATLWAFDPDFADAAAIQRQAASSGTSAGGGDSGGGDSGGSSCGGGSSCGGGGGCGGGCGG from the coding sequence ATGACCCTACTGGCGGCACCGGGCGACACCTGGGGTATCTCCGGCCCCACCTTCCTCGCCGGCTACCTCCTGGTCGCCGCGCTGGTGGTGCTCGGCTCGGCCCTCCACCGCGCCTGGCTCTTCGACGGTCGCCGGCCGCCCGGCTTCGACCACCTCCGCCCGGAGCAGGCGGCATACCTCAACGGCGGCGCGCGGCTGGCCGTCTACAGCTCCATCGGCGCGCTGCGCAGCGTCGGCGCGGTCGGGGCGGACCGGCGCAAACTGCTACGGGCCACCGGTCCGCTGCCCGCCGGTGCCACCGCGCTGGACCAGGCGGTGCACCACGCGGCCGGGCGGGGCATCCGCACCGGCGACCTGCCACAGGACCACTGGGTGGCCACCGCGCTCGGCCAACTGCGCCGGGACCTGGAGAACCGGGGGCTGGCCCTCGACGCCGACCGGCGTCGTGCCGCACGGTTCGGTCCGGCGCTGCTGTTCCTGCTGCTCCTCGTTGGCGTCCTGCGCCTGTTCGCCGGGATTCGGAACGACCGGCCGGTGGGCTTCCTCGTCGCCGCCATGGTCGTGCTCGCGGTGATCTTCGTGGTGCAGGCCGCCCGGGTGCCGTACCGGACCCGCGCCGGTCGGACCGCCCTGAGCAACCTGCGGGCCCACTACCGGTACCTGACGCCCTCCGCCTCGCCCGCGTACGCCACCTACGGCGCGGCCGGGGCGGCGATGGGCGTGGCGCTGTTCGGCGCAGCCACGCTCTGGGCGTTCGACCCCGACTTCGCCGACGCCGCCGCGATCCAGCGGCAGGCCGCCAGCAGCGGCACCAGCGCCGGGGGCGGGGACAGCGGCGGCGGGGACAGCGGTGGCAGCAGCTGCGGTGGTGGGAGCAGCTGCGGTGGCGGTGGCGGGTGCGGGGGCGGGTGCGGGGGATGA
- a CDS encoding TetR/AcrR family transcriptional regulator: MPRVSQDQLDARRQEILAAARACFARHGYEGATVRRLEEATGLSRGAIFHHFRDKDSLFLAVAEDDAAAMVETVARNGLVQVMRDLLARAMSPDTAGWLGSQLEVSRRLRTDPSFARRWAERSAAIAEATRERLARQREAGVLREDVSIDVLARFLELAYDGLVLHLAMGRPAGDLGPVLDLVEEAVRRR, encoded by the coding sequence GTGCCCAGAGTAAGCCAGGACCAGCTCGACGCGCGCCGCCAGGAGATCCTCGCCGCCGCGCGGGCCTGCTTCGCCCGGCACGGCTACGAGGGAGCCACCGTCCGCCGGCTGGAGGAGGCCACCGGTCTCTCCCGGGGGGCGATCTTCCACCACTTCCGGGACAAGGACTCCCTCTTCCTCGCCGTCGCCGAGGACGACGCGGCGGCGATGGTGGAGACCGTGGCCCGCAACGGCCTGGTGCAGGTCATGCGGGACCTGCTCGCCCGCGCGATGTCCCCGGACACCGCCGGATGGCTCGGCAGCCAGCTGGAGGTCTCCCGCCGCCTGCGGACCGACCCGTCCTTCGCCCGCCGCTGGGCCGAGCGCTCCGCCGCGATCGCCGAGGCGACCCGGGAGCGGCTGGCCCGCCAGCGCGAGGCCGGCGTGCTCCGCGAGGACGTGTCGATCGACGTACTCGCCCGCTTCCTCGAACTGGCCTACGACGGCCTGGTGCTGCACCTGGCGATGGGGCGCCCCGCCGGTGACCTCGGTCCGGTTCTCGACCTGGTCGAGGAGGCGGTGCGTCGCCGCTGA
- a CDS encoding nitrilase-related carbon-nitrogen hydrolase, producing MTSLPSATLTVAAVQADPVPGDVAGNASSAARLVRRAVDSAARLVVLPELFLPATLDPEQLARTRADHPMLVDRLPDQGPERNLVAG from the coding sequence ATGACGTCCCTGCCCTCCGCCACGTTGACCGTGGCCGCCGTCCAGGCCGACCCCGTGCCGGGTGACGTGGCCGGCAACGCGTCGAGCGCCGCCCGGCTGGTGCGTCGGGCGGTCGACTCCGCCGCCCGGCTCGTGGTCCTGCCCGAGCTTTTCCTGCCGGCGACGCTCGATCCGGAGCAGTTGGCCCGGACCCGCGCCGACCACCCGATGCTGGTCGACCGGTTGCCCGACCAGGGACCCGAGCGGAACCTGGTCGCCGGCTGA